Genomic DNA from Bacteroides zhangwenhongii:
CTTTGCGTTTGGTATTGAACCCCAGAATCTCACTTACCAACCAATCTCCTTTAGTTAGTTGTTTTACCTTACAGTATTGACGGTATGTGCCACCGTTGACAGAAGTATGTGTTTCGGGATATATCTTGGTGCGTGTATCGAAGAGATAAAGGTGGTTGTAGCCATCCCGCTGACTTTGGTAGATGAACTTGGTGTCATCCCATGGCAAGAATACGATTGGATTTTGCGGTTCGACGTATTTGGGATGTGTCTCTTCATATAAAGTCTGCATCAGCTCACCTGTCTCTGCATTATATTGGCAGAGTTTGGCATGGTTCTGATCGCGGTTTACCTCTATGAGATAAATACTTTTTTCGTCCGGCGCCCAACTGATATTGGTGAAATAACGATTGGTGGGATCGCCTGTATTCAAGTAAATGCTTTTATCGGTAGAAGGGTTATAAATACCGACTTGTACCTTGTGGCTGGTCATTCCGGCCATCGGATAACGTATGTTATTTACTTCTCCTACACGTGCTGTGATGTCTACAAGAGGATATTGAGTCACCATACTTTCGTCCATGCGGTAGAAAGCGAGCAAATTGCCTTTCGGACTCCAAAAGGTTCCTTTGTTGATACCGAATTCATTGCGGTGCACAGATTGCCCGCAAACGATACCTTCGGGTTCGTTGGTGATTCGTCGTCCGTTGACATACAGATTGTTTTTTACGGTATAGGCGAGATTCTTATTGATAGCATAGTCATAGTTGGCAGATGGTTCTTTGGGCAGGTCATCTCTGCCGATAACTTCTCCCTTCTTCCAATTGTAAACAGCATAGCGGACGTTTCTAGGCAGTAATACTTCCGTTTTGTCATCCCAGAGGAACCGGAGGTCGTAAAGATGAGATAACTTTGGGTATCCGGCAGATGCCAGTGCTTTGTTTACTTGTTCACGGGTGAACAGGATTTCTTCTTTTCCTGTTTGGGGTTGAATCGAATAAAGAGTGTCGATGCCCGGTTTGATGCATTCGTCACCCCACCATTGCAGTCCGTACAGGTTTTCTGCATAGAGGCAACTCTCGCCGCCCGGAATCAGTTCTTCCAGCGTCGGCTTTTTGGTTTCTTGT
This window encodes:
- a CDS encoding S9 family peptidase encodes the protein MSKIGKRAILLLLALPIGFNVMAQETKKPTLEELIPGGESCLYAENLYGLQWWGDECIKPGIDTLYSIQPQTGKEEILFTREQVNKALASAGYPKLSHLYDLRFLWDDKTEVLLPRNVRYAVYNWKKGEVIGRDDLPKEPSANYDYAINKNLAYTVKNNLYVNGRRITNEPEGIVCGQSVHRNEFGINKGTFWSPKGNLLAFYRMDESMVTQYPLVDITARVGEVNNIRYPMAGMTSHKVQVGIYNPSTDKSIYLNTGDPTNRYFTNISWAPDEKSIYLIEVNRDQNHAKLCQYNAETGELMQTLYEETHPKYVEPQNPIVFLPWDDTKFIYQSQRDGYNHLYLFDTRTKIYPETHTSVNGGTYRQYCKVKQLTKGDWLVSEILGFNTKRKDIIFTAIEGLKSGHFAVNTGNGKMSQPFSTSQESEHNGLLNASGTYLIDRYSTKDQPRIINLVDTKKFKETVNLLTAKSPYEGYQMPSIETGTIKAADGTTDLHFRIMKPADFDSSKKYPVIVYVYGGPHAQCVTGGWQNGARGWDTYMANKGYIMFTIDNRGSSNRGLAFENATFRRLGVEEGKDQVKGIEYLKSLPYVDSERIGVHGWSFGGHMTTALLLRYPEIFKVGVAGGPVIDWGYYEIMYGERYMDTPETNPEGYKECNLKNLAGQLKGHLLIIHDDHDDTCVPQHTLSFMKACVDARTYPDLFIYPCHKHNVMGRDRVHLHEKITRYFEEHL